TCAAATAACCACTAACTAAACGGCATTAATTCTTGAATCATAATTATTAGATACACCCGCGCCTCACACATTGATCATTTCCTGCCGAATTACAATAATCGTGAGCGCTGCAGCACCGAAGTGTTGGTGAGCAGACAGAATGACTACAATTACCAGTGCCATACCCCCCAGTAATCTTCTTCATTTGACTTCTTTCCAATACTTCATCAGAAGTAAGTCTTAACATTTCTAAGCTTAACTTTTTCATGATTTTTAGATTTTATTAAATATTACTTTCTTCGGACATTAAAGTCACCCGAAGCATCTGACCATTCATCGCGATTGAATATTTTCCTTAAATCCGCAGGGCGGATTTAAAAAAAGCCGAAAAAGTGGCTGAATTTATTCAATTCAGGCTTTTCCGGCTCGTTTTTTTTTCACTTATTTAGGTGTTACCACACATCCTTGATAAGCGGTATGAAAATTACGAATTCGACAGAAAAAATCACACCTTTCGGAGGTTTTAATTTTGTTTTTAACTCTTTCAAAAATTCTGGTCTCCCAGAACTCATTGATAATCAATTGGGGGTTAGAGCCTTAAGGGGAGGGTTTTCATACAGTGACATTTTCGCCAATCATATGGCTATTTTCTTTAATGGTGGCGACTGTACTGAAGATATCAATGTTCACTTGAGAGACGCACTTGAACAGGTCCCTTCATTTTCAGTATGCAGTGCCGATACAATTCTGAGAGGTATCAAAGAGCTTGCTGTTGATACAGAACTCTTTATAAATCCGTCCAGTGGAGTAAGCCATGAATTTAATATCAATGGAAAACTCAACAGCTTGTTGTTAAAATCAGCTTGTAAGACCGGATTACTCAAGTCAGGTGTTGCTTACGACCTCGATTATGACAACACCGTCATTCCAACTGAAAAGTACGATTCAAAAAAGACATATAAACACGTCTATGGATATCAGCCAGGTGTAGCTTCCATAGCACATCCTGAATTTTCACAGGCCATTCCTGTGTACGTAGAGGGCAGAAATGGCAACAGTCAGGCCAAATATTTGCAGGCTGATACACTTACACGCATGTTTGGGCAGCTTACCAATGAAAATATCCGTATCGGAAGGTTCAGAGCCGATTCAGCATCCTATCAGGAAGAAGTTCTCCGCACACTGGAAGCACATACCGAAAGCTTTTATATACGGGCAAACAGATGTGCCAAACTGGATAATATCCTTGGAAGTATAGCCCCTGAGAAGTGGCAGAAAATACGTTTGGGTGTACAGGAAATGGAAGTTACTGACCTATCCGACTACAAACCTTTCGGTAAAGACAGGTCTTACAGGCTGGTCATTACCAGAATCAGGCGTAAAGACGGGCAGGCAGATGTGTTTAGTGGAGATGCATTTACTTACAGGGCTATTCTGACCAATGAACATACATCGTCCAATGAAGCTGTTGTAAGGTTTTATAACGCCCGGGGTGCAAGCGAACGCTTGTTTGATGTACTCAACAATGACTTTGGCTGGTCTAAGTTGCCCTGTTCGTTCCTTGCAGAGAATACCTCCTTTATGCTTATGACGGCTATGTATGCCAATTTTTACACCTATATCATTGGAGAGTATTCCAGAAAAGTTGATTGGCTTAAGCCTACCGACAGGCTCAAGAAGTTTATCTTCAGATTTATCACTGTTTCAGCCAAGTGGATAAGAACGGGAAGAAGAGAAGTGCTCAAACTGTTCACGAGTAAGGATTACAAGCCGATTTTGAACTAAATTCAGATAAAAACCCCTCAGGAGCTCAAAAAATAAAGATTTACAGGGAAGAGGTATGCCTTTTCCATTAAAATTGAGGAAAAAAACCGTCCATTTTATCCTCAAACCTAAAATCCATTGTCTCAAAACTATGAACACTCTTCAATCAAAGGGAAGAAATTCCCGAACTAGACCAAAAATGAACACAAACAAGCAGATTCAAATCTCCAAACTAAAATCCTGCGGATTTTAGGATTTTTATAAGTTTTTAGATCGCCTTTATTAACTTTTAAGATAAGTACCCCACTGTATGCGAGAAATCTTATAGCTTCTTCCAAATAAACCAATAGCTTTTGTTTATTTACATTTTCGAAGAATCTATCTGCTTGAAATAGGATCTCTGAAAAAGCCAAATAACTCTCTTTTGATAGCAGTGAGAAAACATAAGTCTCTACGGGGTTCAACAAATATTCTATAACTTCCCCATGAAGCTTATCAGGTAACAATAAGGTCTGGTAATAATAAGGTTCAGCTGTCAAATTGTTTTCGATGTTATTGTGCTTTAATCGGGTAAACAATACATGATTTTGAGACCAGTCCCATTGGGATTCTATGGTCATTGTCAGTGGGGATAATTTCAACCTTACCTTTTCTCTCCATAGATCATCTGAAAAAGCCATGTCCGCATTGTCAATAGCATTTTGTTCATTCTCGCAAATAAGACCGTCATGTGGCATGGAACGGATCAATCTTATCTTTTCATTTTCAAATTCAAACACATCTTTCAAAACCGCCGTTGATCTGTTGTCCGGTTCCTTTTCCATAAGCTCCAGTGCTTGTAATATGGAAATCTCACTCGCATTCATTGAGTTATTTTCAGGATTAAGGACCAAGGAAGCGAGTTGCCAAGTTCTTTGGAATTTTTCCTCTTCAGATTTGATGTTGTATTTTATCGAATAGCTAGATTTATGAGGTTGGGAATAAAAGGCCAGTTCTTGGGCTTGGTTTTCCTTTTCACCTATCGCCTTAGTTTCAAATAGACTTAGAATGCGGTAATAATACTCCGGATAATCAACTCTAAGCCTATGAGCCATTTGTTCGCAAACCCATCCATTTTTTTTAAAACTACCCATTGCGTGTATGTAGGGGCAATTTTTCGGCAGATAATGGAAGTCGGCATACCCGTCAAAGGCAGGGTCTAAAGAAGGTGGCAGATAGTATCGGATTGGAATTTCTAATTCCTGACTCAATCTGTAAAATATAAATTGCTCGACAACAGCATTGAAGTTTGAAATCAAAGTATCAGGCAATTGGTTAATTTTAGTTTTATTTAAATCTACGAAGGCTCTTACGTTTTCAAAATACAGTTTAAAAAAGCCGAAATGCTGTCCTCCTATAATCCCCGCATTTGACCCATTTAAGGTTTTATCTTGATTGTAATGAGTAGAAAAAAAAGAAGGCACAAAGTCAAAAGTATTTTCAACCAAATCAACCAATTCCTTATAATAGTCAAATCCCTGTTCTATATTTTGTGCAATTAACTGACCCGAAAAGAGATGATCCGGTAAAGGCTTAAAAATATATACATCCCCGTCAACATTCAGGAAAGGCTCCTCATGAAGGGTATAGGAGTATATTTTTTTCATTACCCACAAGCCGGAGACATCAACAAAGTCCAGATCATCCAGTTCAATTCTTACTTTCTTGTAAGGCAATTTCAGTTGGTCAATCAGTAAATCCTTTCCTTTATGGTCTGTGATCAATTCTATATTGTCGTAAAATTTGTGTAGTTGTAAGCAGCTCAATGCCCAACTGATTACATGGTACTGTGCACTGCACCATCCAAAGCTGTCCTTGAAAGGATCCTTACCTTCATCTATCCAAAATGTGTGTACAATTTTCATCCTAATAAATCATTATTGACCTGAACTTGAAAAATAAACGCTCTGCCACACTTAATTCTTCCGTGATGATTTCCGCATTCCCCAAAAGCTCCTGATTGAATGGGATTTCTCGGTTAAAAGAAGTTGTTGTCCCATTAGGCAATGAGGAATATACCAAGTAGTTGAACTCATCGTCCGGCGAAACCGAAATGCTGGAAATCTTTCCGATTAGGGCCCCATATTCCTGAAATGGATAATTGTCCAATTTGATCAATACCTTTTGGCCAACACCCACTTTCCCCGCATTCTGGGGAGATATTTTCATAGCTCCCATCAATTCTGCTTTGTTTTCAGGCAATACCGTAAATGCCAACTCTCCGGCATTGACCTGTTGGTTGGCGCCCCAGACCTTCTGGAAACTGACTTTTCCATTGATCGAAGACTTCATTAGATAGGTGTATTCCCAGTCCCTCAAACTGCGCTTTAAACTCTGGTAGGATTGTATCAGGTTTTTAAGTGCACGGGCTTCCTGTTCTTCCTTATTGATGTTTGTGCTCCGGACGGTCTGGTTGGCAGTGCTAAGCGCTTCATGTAATTGTGAAATGGAAATGGCCATGAGGTTCACCTGTTCTTCAATTTGTAGGTATTCCATTTCTCTGGACTCAAAATCCTTGTCTGCAATGATACCATCTTTGTGAAGGCCCTTGTTCCGCTCATAATCGATCTTGGCCAGATACAATCTGCGGTCAAGAAGTTCCTTTTGGGATTGCTGGCTGTTTATCCTTTTTTGGATCTCTTCTATCGAAGCTTTGGTGCCTTCCATCTGACCGGCAAAAGGCTGGAGTTCTTTTATCAATCTGTATTCCATATAGCTCCTTTCGAATTCCAAAAAAGGCAACCCTATTTCACCCAGCACCAATTCAGTGAGTATATTAACTGGAAATAAAAAGTCATTGTCCGCGACAAAAGGCTCTTGTTCCAACGTGGCTTTCAAAAAAAGTACATCTTCTATTTTGGCCGTACTCTTGATTCCTGCCAAGGGCTGCCCTATGCCCACTTTATCCCCGTTTTTCACAAATAAAGTCTCAATCTGTCCCGAAAACCTTGCAGCAATACGTTCGGTCGGATCAGCAGTGGTCACCAGAACCTTGGCCTCTACAAAATCAGGATACCTGATCAGAAAGGACAGTCCTATCAGTAGTGACAGCATCAGAAACACAAGGGTAATCCCCCACCCTATCAGCCAGGCAGGGGGCCTGGAGATGATTTCCTGAACTTCTTCCGAGCGAAGGTGTAGGTTGTCGTTTTGGGAAGGAGCTAGTGGCATAATCAGTTTCCGTTAATTTTTTCGAGTTCCAGCTGGTTTTTCACCAAATCAAAATATATACCTTGGGCATTGACCAATTCCATGTGAGTTCCCTGCTCTACAATCCTCCCCTGATCGATCACAATGATCTGATCCGCATTTCGCACCGTACTCAGCCTGTGGGCAATGATAAATACCGTTTTGCCCTGTATAAAACTCCGGAGATTTTCCATGACCTCACGTTCATTTTTGGCATCAAGGGCCGAGGTGGCCTCATCGAAAAAAAGCATATCAGGATTTTTATAAATTGCTCTGGCGATAAACAGGCGCTGCTTCTGCCCTGTACTCATACCTATTCCTTCATTGCCGATTTTGGTATTAAAGCCAAGTGGAAGTGACTGGATGAAATCCAGAATATTAGCGATTCTGGCAGCTTCCAGCAACCTTTCTTGGTCAATTCCGTCCTGACCTACGGCAATATTGGCTGCAATGGTATCATTAAACACATAGCCTTCCTGCATCACCACCCCGCATAAGTCCCGCCAGCTTTTAGCACTGATGGTTTTGAGGTCATGCTTCCCATAGCGGATTTCCCCGGATGTCGGCTCATAAAATTTCAGCAGGAGCTTCATCAGGGTGGTTTTCCCACTTCCACTTGCACCCACTATGGCAGTTACCTGCTGAGGGGGAATGCTCAGGTTTACATCGGATAGTACAGGTTCATCTGCTCCCACATAGCGGAAGGAAAGGTCCTTTACTTCAATTGCCTCATTTGGCAGGATGTTCCGGATAAACTTAACCTCAGTATTTTCCTCATCTTCCCTGTCATGGATTTCATTAAGCCGCTCCAGACTGATAGTAGCATCCTGATAGGACCTGACAAAGCCCACAAGTTCCGTTATCGGTCCATTCAACTGCCCGATGATGTACTGTAGGGCCAGCATCATTCCTAGAGTGAGATTACCTTCGATGACCAATACGGCGGAAGAGAAAGTGATCAGGATGTTTTTCAGCTCGTTGATGACTGAAGATCCTACCTGCTGGGCCTGTTCCAGAGATAAAGACTGGACAGATACTTGAAACAACCTGGCCTGTACAAATTCCCAGCTCCAGCGCTTTTGCTTTTCGGTATTGTGCATCTTGATTTCCTGCATGCCGTTGATCAGTTCGATCACCGTACTTTGTTCCTGGCTCATCTGGGCAAAGCGCTTGTAGTCCAGTTCCCTGCGCCGCTTCATAAAAAACAGCACCCATGCAAGGTACAATACGCTTCCTCCAAGGAAGATCAAAAAAATGGTAAAACTGTAATAGATCAGCACAGCCCCAAAAACGATCAGATTGAAAAAAGAAAATAAAGTACTGAGCGTGGTTCCCGTAAGCAGGTTTTCTATCCTGCGGTGGTCGCCAATCCTCTGCATGATATCCCCGGTCATGCGGGTGTCAAAGTAGGAAATGGGCAGGTTCATCAATTTGATAAAAAAATCCGAGACTAAGGAAATATTGATCCTGGTAGTGAGGTGCAATAAAATCCAACTTCGGAGCACTTCCACGCTCATCCTGCCCAAAAACAGCATGATCTGTGCAAAAAGCACCAGATAGATAAAGTTGATGTCCTGGTTCTGGATCCCCACATCCACAATGCTCTGGGTCAGGAAAGGGAAAATCAACTGCAAGAGACTGCCTACCAGCAATCCGATGGCCAGCTGGGCAATCAGGTTTTTATAATTGAAGAGGTATTTGAAAAGGAAGCTAAGGGAACGTTTTTCCTTATCCTCCCATTTCATTTTTCTGAAGGCAGGGGTAGGTTCAAGCAGGAGCGTAATACCTTCTTTGGTATGCTCATCGGCATTGTTGCCGATCCATCGTGAAATAAATTCTTCTTTAGAATACTGGATCAGACCATAAGCTGGATCTGAGATATAGACAATATCTTTTCTGATTTTATACACCACTACAAAGTGATGTTTGTTCCAGTGGACAATAACTGGAAGGGGGGCTTCACTAAGTTTATTAAAATTCAATTTTGCCCCTATGGACTTAAGTCCCATAGCCTCTGCTGCATCACTGAGTTTCAATAAGCTACTTCCTTCCCTCGTAGTTTCGGATATTTCTCTGATTTCTTTGAGGGAAATCAGCTTGCCATAGTGCTTGGCTATGATGCGCAAGCAGGTGGGACCACAGTCTTTAAAGTCGGGTTGTTTGTAAAAGGGGAAGGTGGTTTTCAAAATAATCCGTTCTTTTTAAGAAATGTTTTCCATTAAAATTATTTTAAAAACACTCTGTAACGATAATAAACATTATAATCCAATTCGTTTTCTGAAGAACGCTTTACGTATAAAATATCATTTGAGTCCATAAAGTGTACTGAACCAGAAATTGGAAGTTCTGAAATTGCACCCTGAATTCCGTTTTTATCGATTAGGATATATTTTACTTTTCGGAAATTCTCCAATGTAGACCAGTATTCCGGATCACTATGAAACTCCTCACCTTTTGCTCGAAAAGAATCATAAATTTCTTGGGGTAATTCTGTGTGAAATTCTGCTAAAAAGTAATTGCCTCCACTGAATAATTGTGTAAAAAATGGATATAATACATAGTCATTTTTGGGATCGAAGGGAAAATCAACTTTTCTTTCAGGATGAATAAGCGATATTTGGAAAAGGGGAGAAATGCCTGCGTCTTTCAATTCATAAAAAAACAGCTCATTGCCAACACTTGGGAGTACAGCTACTCTATTATCACTTTTCGAAACCTGCAAATAGGAAGAAACCCTTCCCACCCATTTCTCTTCTAGTCTTGGCCTCCATGTTTTTGGATATAAATTAATTGTTTTTAATTCTTCAGTATCTCTATAATAGATATATCCAATATCAGCATTTTCATAAAAGCTCCAATTCTCGGATTTTTCGTCTAAAAATAGATCCGGAATCAGATTTAAATCCTGACCGATAATAAAGGTTTTGCCATCATTTTCAAGGACTGAAAAACTCCTGTGTGAATTGTAAATGGTAAGAAAATTTAGCCCTTTTGTTAGTGCTGGACTTTGGGCTATTTTTTTAAAGTTCCCATCGAAAAAATTAAACTTATGCTCTGGAGACATTTCCTTGATTACTATTCCTTCTTGCCAAAAAGCCACTTCCAAAGGAATTTCTACCTTATTAGGACCTTCTCCCTTTGGTTCAAACCGTGAAATAATATTTCCCTTAAGATCTGTAATCAATAATTCCTCCATTTGCCTCTCATTGAAAAGGAGATGCTGCGTTTGTTCATTTTTGTCAGCAAGATATAGTTCAACCAGTGATTCAATCCTAAGAGAATCCAAAAACTCAAATTCAACTTCTCCTTCATTTGAAATCAGTTCAATTTTTTTTTGTCCTGTGGTGCAGGCAAACTGTATGAAAATAATTATTAAGAACAATGAATTCTTGAAAATCATATAATTCTATTTTAGGGGAACAATTCAGAAAATATCTATTTACATTTTTAATATTAAAGATCACAAAACTGTACTAGTATGAATTCATCGCACAGTTTTGTGATTTACTTTTTAACAAGATGTTAAAGATCCAACAGAACACCTGCAATCAGATTTACAGGTAACACAAGCGCTACAGCTTGAACCAACGCAGCATTTGAAGTTTCCGTACCCCCCGGTAATCTTCTTCATCTGACTTCTTTCCAATACTTCATCAGAAGTAAGTCTGAGCATTTCTAAACTTAACTTTTTCATGATAATAGATTTTAATGAATATTAACATCTCCGGGCATTAAGGTCAGCCGAAGACTCTGACCATTCATCGCGACTGAATATTTTTTACACCAAAAACTAATCATTTAAAATATGTAATTCTTAAAAATATTAGTGGTTAAATGATTTCAATTCAAATATTTTCCCCCAATAAAAGTCTCTTTCAATTTCATTTTCAAAAACGAAAAGAAATTTATTGTTTCCCAAATAAGATACCTTTTTCCAAAATGAAGGATGACCATTGTGCTCTGGTAAAACTACTTGACTCCCATTTCTAGAAGAAAAATCATAATAATAACCGTAAAACAAGGGATCAGGGGCTTCAATGGCATCAGCTTCACTGTCATTCATTCTTATATTTTTACCTTGATTGTAAACAAAGAAAATCCGCTCATTATCCAAAGATATAACATCATTGATGTGGCTATTTATATCACTTGCTTTATTAAAATGCCGATAGTTATCAATTGTCATAGATTTGTAATCCAATCCAATAGGCTCTTTAAATCCTGGGACATCTAATTTTATTTTCTCTATTGGATACTTTGATTCTCCAATACTGTACGTATAAATGATCGGCGTCAAATTGAAAAAAAGATTCACATTCCCGCCATTCACAAAAGTCTTTGGTGAATAACTGTTATACTTAAAATCAGAGAAAAAAACACTCATAGTGTCTAAGTGACCGAACTCAGTTATTTCAAATTGATTTGTTATTTGAGAGTATTCATATTGAAGCCAAATTGGCACAGAATCAAGAACAGCCCGATGATCTGGTCTTCTTGAAAGGCCGTCTAGGTAAATATTCGGAACGATAAATTTATTTTCCCCAACAAAGTCCAGTTCATTAGAAGGCATTCCTCCCCTTAGGCTTTTGTTTGGGTCATTAAAGGGGATACTCTTCACCCATTCACCCTGATAACTGAAATATGATAGCTTTTTATTATCCATGAAAATCAAGTGTCCGTTGTTTATCGTAACGAATGACAGATTCCTGGTATAATCTTTAGGCCCCTCTCCCTGATGATTAAATGAGTTCTGAAGCCTACCCTTTGAATCAAGAACATGGAAAGTCTGATCAAGATAGCTATAAGCTAAAAGTTTACCATCAATAACTTTGGGGAATACCAAGCCAAACTCGTAGGGTATCTCAATTTTTACAGAATCCACAAGCTCAAGATAGAAACCTAAATCCTTAATTTCGGAATTTTCATTCCGGTTACATGAAGTGAAAAAAAAAGAATTAAATAAAACAAAGGCTATGAAAATTGGCTCCCATTTCCCATCAATTCTGAGGCGATTTAGTTTCTTAAAACTATAATTTTGAAATTTTATTTTTATCAATATCATTAAAGCTTGTATTTGAAAGAAATTATTTTTCTTATTAGAAAATTAATTCTTAAAAGAGGCTGAATATGAATCAGCCTCCTCTTTTAGTGAATATTGCAACTAAGTTTAAATTAACAACCTGATTGTTGAGACCCTGATCCATAGCTTGCTTGACAGCATAAATTTCCGCCCATTGCTACAAGATCATCAGAACAAGTTGCAATTTTAGTTCCACTAGAAGTTGAACAATCGCACATAGTAAAGCCATCTCCTGGT
This Cecembia calidifontis DNA region includes the following protein-coding sequences:
- a CDS encoding peptidase domain-containing ABC transporter — protein: MILKTTFPFYKQPDFKDCGPTCLRIIAKHYGKLISLKEIREISETTREGSSLLKLSDAAEAMGLKSIGAKLNFNKLSEAPLPVIVHWNKHHFVVVYKIRKDIVYISDPAYGLIQYSKEEFISRWIGNNADEHTKEGITLLLEPTPAFRKMKWEDKEKRSLSFLFKYLFNYKNLIAQLAIGLLVGSLLQLIFPFLTQSIVDVGIQNQDINFIYLVLFAQIMLFLGRMSVEVLRSWILLHLTTRINISLVSDFFIKLMNLPISYFDTRMTGDIMQRIGDHRRIENLLTGTTLSTLFSFFNLIVFGAVLIYYSFTIFLIFLGGSVLYLAWVLFFMKRRRELDYKRFAQMSQEQSTVIELINGMQEIKMHNTEKQKRWSWEFVQARLFQVSVQSLSLEQAQQVGSSVINELKNILITFSSAVLVIEGNLTLGMMLALQYIIGQLNGPITELVGFVRSYQDATISLERLNEIHDREDEENTEVKFIRNILPNEAIEVKDLSFRYVGADEPVLSDVNLSIPPQQVTAIVGASGSGKTTLMKLLLKFYEPTSGEIRYGKHDLKTISAKSWRDLCGVVMQEGYVFNDTIAANIAVGQDGIDQERLLEAARIANILDFIQSLPLGFNTKIGNEGIGMSTGQKQRLFIARAIYKNPDMLFFDEATSALDAKNEREVMENLRSFIQGKTVFIIAHRLSTVRNADQIIVIDQGRIVEQGTHMELVNAQGIYFDLVKNQLELEKINGN
- a CDS encoding IS1380 family transposase codes for the protein MKITNSTEKITPFGGFNFVFNSFKNSGLPELIDNQLGVRALRGGFSYSDIFANHMAIFFNGGDCTEDINVHLRDALEQVPSFSVCSADTILRGIKELAVDTELFINPSSGVSHEFNINGKLNSLLLKSACKTGLLKSGVAYDLDYDNTVIPTEKYDSKKTYKHVYGYQPGVASIAHPEFSQAIPVYVEGRNGNSQAKYLQADTLTRMFGQLTNENIRIGRFRADSASYQEEVLRTLEAHTESFYIRANRCAKLDNILGSIAPEKWQKIRLGVQEMEVTDLSDYKPFGKDRSYRLVITRIRRKDGQADVFSGDAFTYRAILTNEHTSSNEAVVRFYNARGASERLFDVLNNDFGWSKLPCSFLAENTSFMLMTAMYANFYTYIIGEYSRKVDWLKPTDRLKKFIFRFITVSAKWIRTGRREVLKLFTSKDYKPILN
- a CDS encoding HlyD family secretion protein, coding for MPLAPSQNDNLHLRSEEVQEIISRPPAWLIGWGITLVFLMLSLLIGLSFLIRYPDFVEAKVLVTTADPTERIAARFSGQIETLFVKNGDKVGIGQPLAGIKSTAKIEDVLFLKATLEQEPFVADNDFLFPVNILTELVLGEIGLPFLEFERSYMEYRLIKELQPFAGQMEGTKASIEEIQKRINSQQSQKELLDRRLYLAKIDYERNKGLHKDGIIADKDFESREMEYLQIEEQVNLMAISISQLHEALSTANQTVRSTNINKEEQEARALKNLIQSYQSLKRSLRDWEYTYLMKSSINGKVSFQKVWGANQQVNAGELAFTVLPENKAELMGAMKISPQNAGKVGVGQKVLIKLDNYPFQEYGALIGKISSISVSPDDEFNYLVYSSLPNGTTTSFNREIPFNQELLGNAEIITEELSVAERLFFKFRSIMIY
- a CDS encoding DUF6734 family protein, giving the protein MKIVHTFWIDEGKDPFKDSFGWCSAQYHVISWALSCLQLHKFYDNIELITDHKGKDLLIDQLKLPYKKVRIELDDLDFVDVSGLWVMKKIYSYTLHEEPFLNVDGDVYIFKPLPDHLFSGQLIAQNIEQGFDYYKELVDLVENTFDFVPSFFSTHYNQDKTLNGSNAGIIGGQHFGFFKLYFENVRAFVDLNKTKINQLPDTLISNFNAVVEQFIFYRLSQELEIPIRYYLPPSLDPAFDGYADFHYLPKNCPYIHAMGSFKKNGWVCEQMAHRLRVDYPEYYYRILSLFETKAIGEKENQAQELAFYSQPHKSSYSIKYNIKSEEEKFQRTWQLASLVLNPENNSMNASEISILQALELMEKEPDNRSTAVLKDVFEFENEKIRLIRSMPHDGLICENEQNAIDNADMAFSDDLWREKVRLKLSPLTMTIESQWDWSQNHVLFTRLKHNNIENNLTAEPYYYQTLLLPDKLHGEVIEYLLNPVETYVFSLLSKESYLAFSEILFQADRFFENVNKQKLLVYLEEAIRFLAYSGVLILKVNKGDLKTYKNPKIRRILVWRFESACLCSFLV